CATCGCGGCCACCCACCAATGATCGAGGATATAGACCCGCCCGTCCGAGATCATCGCCCCCCATTCCGGCATCGGCGGTTGCGCGCCAAGGCCCAGAAAGCCCAGCCCCGCCGCCGACAGGATGATCCCGGCCATGTCCAGTGCAACCCGCACGATCAGCGAAGAGATGCAGAGTGGCCAGATATGCCGGATCAGTAGTCTGAACGGTCCGGCACCTTGCAGGCGGGCGGCGGCGATATAGTCGGCGTGACGGATGGTCAGCGTCTCGGCCCGTGCCAGCCGTGCATAGGGCGGCCATGCGGTCAGCGCCAATGCAAGAACGGCATTGCCGATGCTTGGGCCAAGTGCCGCGACGAAAGCCAATGCGAGGATCAGCTTGGGGAAGGCCAGGAAGATGTCGGTGATCCGCATCAGAACCTGGTCGACCCAGCCCCCGGCAAAGCCCGCGACAGTGCCGATGAACAGCCCGATGATCGGTGCGATCAGGGCCACTGTGCCCACAATGAACAGGGTAATGCGTGAGCCGTGGATCAGGCGCGACATGATATCGCGGCCAAGCGCATCGGTGCCCAGCCAGTGCTCCGCCGAGGGCGGTTGCAGGCGCTCGGCAAGATTCTGGGCAAATGGGTTTTGCGGCGAAAGCCACGGTGCGAATACTGCCATGCCGATCAGCAGGATCAGGATGATCAGTCCGAACATTGCCAGTTTGTTGGTGCGGAATGTCAGCCAGCCCTGGTAAATCGCCCCCAAGCGCGCCTGACGGCGGGTCTGCGGTGCATCGGACAGCAGCCACTCGCGGCGGGATTGCGGTTGAATGATGGGTGTCTCGCTCATTTCGACCTCGGATCCAGCACACGATACAGCAGGTCGCTGAGCAGATTTAGCCCAATGAAGCAGACACCGACGACGACCGTGCCGCCCAGCACAGCGTTCATGTCACCGGCCAGAAGTGTCTTGGTGATATATTGTCCAAGACCGGGCCAACTGAAGATGATCTCGGTCAGGACCGAGCCCTCCAGCAGCGAGCCGAAGCTGAGGGCGATTACCGTCACCAGCGGAATCGAGATATTACGGAAAGCATGTCGCCAGATGACGGCGCGCTCGCTCAGGCCCTTGACGCGGGCGGTGGTGATATATTCCGCCGAAAGCTGTTCGAGCATGAAGCTTCGGGTCATGCGGCTGATATAGGCGAGGCTGAAATAGCCCAGAAGGCTGGCGGGCAGAATGATGTGGC
This region of Paracoccus saliphilus genomic DNA includes:
- the nikC gene encoding nickel transporter permease, encoding MSETPIIQPQSRREWLLSDAPQTRRQARLGAIYQGWLTFRTNKLAMFGLIILILLIGMAVFAPWLSPQNPFAQNLAERLQPPSAEHWLGTDALGRDIMSRLIHGSRITLFIVGTVALIAPIIGLFIGTVAGFAGGWVDQVLMRITDIFLAFPKLILALAFVAALGPSIGNAVLALALTAWPPYARLARAETLTIRHADYIAAARLQGAGPFRLLIRHIWPLCISSLIVRVALDMAGIILSAAGLGFLGLGAQPPMPEWGAMISDGRVYILDHWWVAAMPGLAIFIVSLAFNLLGDGLRDVLDPKGDKE